A single genomic interval of Fretibacterium sp. OH1220_COT-178 harbors:
- a CDS encoding type III pantothenate kinase: MLLVMDVGNTTTVVGIFDGEKLAAHWRLSSILHTSDELGVYLLTLLGTKGVTVDRIDGAVFASVVPSLDLPVSEAIRNFLGVEALRVDAFTDVGMEIRYASPREVGADRIVNALGGMMKYGAPLIVVDYGTAITLDVVSKDGAYLGGVIAPGLVSGISALFGRTAKLPQVGVELPPSVIGRNTNESIQSGILFGNAGLTDRLVEMIRSELDVRASVVATGGHAELMAELSRTIDHVDPWLTLDGLRLIHERNRDARGTVSKR, encoded by the coding sequence ATGCTCCTTGTGATGGATGTGGGCAACACCACGACGGTCGTGGGAATTTTCGATGGAGAGAAACTGGCGGCGCACTGGCGGCTTTCCTCCATCCTGCATACGTCCGACGAGCTTGGCGTTTACCTGCTCACGCTCCTGGGGACCAAGGGCGTGACGGTGGATCGGATTGACGGTGCCGTGTTCGCGAGCGTCGTTCCCTCGTTGGACCTGCCGGTGAGCGAGGCGATACGGAATTTCCTGGGCGTCGAAGCCTTAAGGGTGGACGCGTTCACGGACGTCGGAATGGAGATCCGCTACGCGTCGCCGCGGGAGGTGGGGGCGGACCGGATCGTCAATGCCCTGGGCGGGATGATGAAGTACGGTGCGCCGCTCATTGTCGTCGACTACGGGACGGCCATCACTCTGGACGTCGTTTCCAAGGATGGCGCCTACCTGGGCGGAGTGATTGCGCCGGGTCTGGTGTCCGGTATTTCGGCGCTCTTCGGTCGTACCGCCAAACTGCCTCAGGTCGGAGTGGAGCTCCCCCCGTCGGTGATTGGCCGCAACACCAACGAGTCCATCCAGTCCGGCATCCTTTTCGGCAATGCGGGACTCACCGACCGGCTCGTGGAGATGATTCGCTCCGAGTTGGACGTCCGGGCCAGTGTGGTGGCCACCGGCGGGCATGCGGAGCTCATGGCCGAGCTGTCTCGGACCATAGACCATGTGGACCCCTGGCTTACGCTGGATGGCCTGCGCCTGATTCACGAACGCAACCGGGACGCACGGGGTACCGTGAGCAAGAGATGA
- a CDS encoding ComEC/Rec2 family competence protein, with protein MTVLARAPFLAVLAGLVVAMGVEERAGAFGMTLLALFVTAGILLCSFIRERGGQWPLFILVLCLVLSASARITFVLKRPLSCPLHVRAEGTVTEVRPWGRAHVAVLDTPHGGLLLRLPFASLTEGTRLAAEGVSRPLRRSARGEGFDEERFWGAYGVVAWLSPSRLEPTLEQPWNIHRLRFEVSRFLVIHLPDRTGAYLRAAWTGQRDEALNEAHRAWGTAHLLAVSGFHVGIVVLCASSLLRRARLRPLWISLLLWGYVLLTGGAPSALRAGLMIQAALLGELLGRPSSSVNSVALAAVCLLCFSPRLFWNVGWRLSVLAALVIAAMHEEGSLKRTWFWLGLSPAVWLATFPQAAYVFEGVPLAGLLLNLFAPGFFAFALPLASLVVVLYLMGLPWAPWLLEAVEGAFILWEKLADLLLGIIPWSVAWGPFLSWCGTGFVFLCLCRAMRLPWLRTLWLMLLGSLTAFLIFL; from the coding sequence ATGACGGTTCTGGCCCGTGCCCCTTTTTTGGCCGTCCTGGCCGGCCTCGTCGTGGCGATGGGGGTGGAGGAACGGGCTGGAGCCTTTGGCATGACGCTCCTTGCCCTTTTCGTGACCGCAGGGATCCTGCTCTGTTCCTTTATTCGGGAGCGAGGAGGACAATGGCCCCTTTTTATCCTGGTGCTCTGCCTTGTCCTGTCGGCATCGGCCAGAATAACCTTTGTTTTGAAACGCCCCCTTTCCTGCCCGTTGCATGTCCGGGCAGAGGGCACGGTCACGGAGGTCCGCCCCTGGGGTCGGGCCCATGTGGCGGTCCTCGACACGCCCCACGGCGGATTGCTTCTGCGCCTGCCGTTTGCCTCCTTGACCGAGGGAACCCGTCTCGCGGCCGAAGGGGTTTCACGTCCGTTGCGCCGGTCGGCGCGCGGCGAGGGGTTCGACGAGGAACGGTTCTGGGGGGCCTACGGGGTTGTTGCGTGGCTGTCTCCGTCGAGGCTCGAGCCCACGTTGGAGCAGCCCTGGAACATCCACCGCCTTCGCTTCGAGGTCTCCCGCTTCCTGGTCATACATTTGCCCGACCGGACCGGGGCCTATCTTCGGGCGGCCTGGACGGGCCAGCGCGACGAGGCCCTTAACGAGGCGCACCGTGCCTGGGGCACGGCTCATCTCCTTGCAGTCTCGGGATTCCATGTCGGGATCGTCGTGCTCTGCGCCTCGTCTCTTTTAAGGCGTGCCCGCCTTCGGCCCCTATGGATCTCTCTGCTCCTATGGGGCTACGTGTTGCTGACGGGGGGCGCTCCGAGCGCGCTTAGAGCCGGTTTGATGATTCAGGCGGCCTTGTTGGGGGAGCTTCTCGGAAGGCCTTCGAGCTCCGTAAACTCCGTCGCTCTCGCCGCCGTATGTCTGCTGTGTTTTTCCCCTCGCCTCTTCTGGAACGTGGGTTGGCGTCTGTCGGTCCTGGCGGCCCTCGTCATCGCCGCGATGCATGAGGAAGGAAGCCTGAAGAGGACGTGGTTCTGGCTGGGGCTCAGTCCTGCGGTCTGGCTCGCCACCTTTCCCCAGGCGGCCTATGTTTTTGAGGGCGTGCCTCTGGCGGGTTTGCTGCTGAATCTCTTCGCGCCCGGATTTTTTGCCTTTGCGCTGCCTCTGGCATCCCTCGTCGTCGTTTTGTACCTGATGGGACTTCCTTGGGCCCCTTGGCTGTTGGAAGCCGTGGAGGGAGCCTTCATTCTCTGGGAAAAGCTGGCGGACCTCTTGCTGGGGATCATTCCCTGGTCGGTCGCCTGGGGGCCTTTCCTATCCTGGTGCGGTACAGGTTTCGTGTTCCTGTGCCTCTGCCGGGCGATGCGTCTGCCTTGGTTGCGGACCCTCTGGCTCATGCTTTTGGGGTCGCTTACGGCATTTCTGATCTTTTTGTAG
- a CDS encoding DUF3793 family protein, with amino-acid sequence MLSIRESGDEEYLRAILFCFGAPTIMGLKAGSLLNLRREGTDLCALWEERGKAWLRSRGVETFSFSDAELGRGARGGLLVLLYRRELLSRILNSDGAREILSPLGYSASWDVEACLERLRERFIDGFPHEIGLFLDYPPEDVRGFIRNKGAGSLAVGYWKVYGDVGRARRAFRRFRRAENEAARSLLSGFKFPARTFAS; translated from the coding sequence ATGCTCTCGATAAGAGAGTCCGGGGACGAGGAATACCTCAGGGCAATATTGTTTTGTTTTGGGGCGCCAACAATAATGGGGCTCAAGGCGGGGTCCCTGCTCAACCTCAGGCGCGAGGGGACGGACTTGTGTGCCCTGTGGGAGGAGCGTGGGAAAGCGTGGCTCCGCTCCAGGGGGGTCGAGACGTTCTCCTTCTCCGATGCCGAGTTGGGGAGGGGAGCGCGCGGTGGTCTGCTCGTATTGCTTTATCGCAGGGAATTGCTGTCCCGTATTCTGAACTCGGATGGAGCGAGGGAGATTCTCTCCCCCCTGGGCTATTCCGCTTCATGGGATGTAGAAGCCTGCCTGGAGCGTCTTCGGGAGCGTTTTATCGACGGCTTCCCTCACGAGATCGGCCTGTTTTTGGATTATCCCCCGGAGGATGTCCGCGGGTTCATACGGAACAAGGGGGCCGGGAGCCTGGCCGTGGGGTATTGGAAGGTTTACGGGGACGTCGGCAGGGCCCGCAGGGCCTTCAGACGTTTTCGTCGTGCGGAGAACGAGGCGGCAAGATCGCTGCTGAGCGGGTTCAAATTTCCTGCGAGGACCTTTGCGTCCTGA
- a CDS encoding asparaginase, giving the protein MKISLLTTGGTIASVASEKGLQPGLAGEQLLQACPELMGFEHEVSIVDLMSKDSSNMHPSDWIAMAECIRQNAPLSDALVMLHGTDTMAWTASALSYLLNDLPVPIVLTGSMLSADAPGSDVSENIYSAFQFALQLAMYKRRGVSVAFAGSLIHGPKVTKIDSHRKRAFVSVDYPLLGEMKDRGTHKVAWLTPQTPKLSGERPWGTSPEFESKIALVPIFPGIETRFLDSVADMGPRAVVLEGYGLGGVPFMGEDLLPAIGRGISRGIPFVLRGQAAFGGTDPAVYEVGQRALDLGVLSARDMTREALMTKLMLLLPVCAPSDLERHLSVNLCDDVLQ; this is encoded by the coding sequence ATGAAAATTTCGCTTCTGACCACCGGGGGGACCATCGCATCCGTCGCCTCGGAAAAGGGCCTTCAGCCCGGCCTGGCCGGAGAGCAGCTGCTTCAGGCTTGCCCCGAACTGATGGGATTCGAGCACGAGGTCTCCATCGTCGATCTGATGTCGAAGGACAGCTCCAACATGCACCCTTCCGACTGGATCGCCATGGCCGAATGCATCCGCCAAAACGCTCCGCTCTCGGATGCGCTCGTGATGCTCCACGGCACGGACACCATGGCCTGGACCGCCTCCGCACTCTCCTACCTACTGAACGATCTTCCCGTCCCCATTGTTCTCACCGGCTCCATGCTCTCCGCCGACGCGCCCGGCAGCGACGTCTCGGAGAACATCTACTCGGCCTTCCAGTTCGCCCTTCAACTCGCGATGTACAAGCGCCGGGGGGTGTCCGTCGCCTTCGCCGGATCGCTCATCCACGGCCCCAAGGTCACCAAAATCGACAGCCACAGGAAGAGGGCCTTCGTCAGCGTTGACTACCCGCTCCTCGGCGAGATGAAGGATCGAGGAACCCACAAGGTCGCCTGGCTGACGCCCCAGACCCCCAAGCTCTCCGGAGAGCGTCCCTGGGGCACCTCCCCCGAGTTCGAGTCCAAGATCGCTCTTGTGCCGATCTTTCCGGGGATCGAAACCCGCTTCCTCGACTCGGTGGCGGACATGGGCCCCAGAGCCGTCGTCCTCGAGGGATACGGCCTGGGCGGAGTTCCCTTCATGGGCGAGGATCTCCTGCCCGCCATCGGGAGGGGCATCTCCAGGGGAATTCCCTTCGTGCTCCGCGGACAGGCCGCCTTCGGCGGAACCGATCCTGCGGTATACGAGGTCGGCCAGCGGGCTCTGGACCTGGGGGTCCTGTCGGCCCGGGACATGACACGAGAGGCCTTGATGACCAAGCTCATGCTGCTTCTTCCCGTCTGTGCCCCATCGGATCTCGAACGCCATCTGAGCGTCAACCTGTGCGACGATGTCCTGCAATGA
- a CDS encoding ComEA family DNA-binding protein, with the protein MGEGIVVWQDLWERHRGAFCVAVGMACFLLAGLLVRALPSVRENLGMSAPAPRSSESASEEMTKRLSKAAERKGVSPAASDLESEWFLYVTGSVRRPGVYRLPPGARTVHLVEAAGGLDGFADPIAVNLAEPLADGMHVHVPRKGERSPQAPLVAVAPTVRARIPGHGEGRLIDVNRASEAELTALRGIGPTLARRIVEYREANGPFQTLEDLVRVKGVGAAKLEGFRGQATVGP; encoded by the coding sequence ATGGGGGAGGGGATCGTTGTGTGGCAGGACCTGTGGGAGAGGCACAGAGGGGCGTTCTGCGTTGCGGTGGGCATGGCCTGTTTTCTCCTCGCGGGGCTTCTGGTGCGTGCTCTGCCCTCGGTACGGGAGAATCTCGGAATGTCCGCCCCCGCTCCGCGAAGCTCGGAATCGGCGTCGGAGGAGATGACCAAGAGGCTCTCCAAGGCAGCGGAGCGAAAGGGCGTATCGCCCGCCGCTTCGGATCTGGAGTCCGAGTGGTTTCTCTATGTGACGGGCAGCGTCCGCCGTCCGGGAGTCTATCGCCTGCCTCCAGGCGCACGAACGGTCCATCTCGTCGAAGCGGCGGGAGGGCTCGATGGCTTTGCGGATCCGATAGCCGTCAATCTGGCGGAGCCCCTGGCCGACGGGATGCACGTCCATGTTCCGCGCAAGGGGGAGCGTTCGCCCCAAGCGCCCCTTGTCGCCGTGGCCCCGACGGTTCGGGCCCGTATACCGGGGCACGGGGAGGGACGGCTGATCGACGTCAATCGTGCTTCGGAGGCGGAGCTGACGGCGTTGCGCGGGATCGGCCCCACCCTGGCCAGGCGGATCGTGGAGTACCGCGAGGCGAACGGCCCCTTTCAAACGCTGGAGGATCTCGTTCGGGTCAAGGGGGTCGGTGCCGCCAAGCTCGAAGGGTTTCGTGGTCAGGCGACCGTTGGTCCCTGA
- a CDS encoding ABC transporter substrate-binding protein encodes MKKRRFVFLFCLLWLGFSFAGLAAAEPSKGGEIVVGTDQNTTTMDPAMYQDAASSQTMINVYETLVIYDAEYKDIIPYLAESWSHTDDLREWTFRLRKGVRFHKTENQPGREMTAEDVKYSFERTLKISPMKRLFMLDHVEVVDPYTAKLVLNQPFAALLAVLTDVGSAVIPKEDAEKWGGDFSQHPVGTGPYRMTEWVKDSHMTFERYNDYWNREWLPHPLKVTYRYIVNKTAMTTALLSGQVHITREVLDQDVKKISDNAGHRVVKGAPCNVYAFYMNATRGPTTDPKVRELFFRAVDVSQIAKALFPNGSGEAAYGPIPPGSWGYNPDVRSFYTAYDPARAKELLAELGKKPGELKLRITTSEDERRKKAAIIAQAMLKKVGVEVEVQSLEWGSFMGVASKAEADIYAIGWTWYPDPFFYVYYMFHSEKKGSYGNGGAYNNPEVDKLIDLGASVGDQQARTGHYRKAEELIMGDRYYFPLYHMYAMNGVDNRIADFHPTPQGSVRLFGPDFSSYLNPDS; translated from the coding sequence TTGAAGAAGAGACGCTTTGTGTTCCTGTTCTGCTTGCTTTGGCTCGGTTTTTCCTTTGCGGGCCTTGCTGCCGCCGAACCTTCGAAGGGAGGGGAGATCGTCGTCGGGACGGACCAGAACACGACGACCATGGATCCTGCCATGTACCAGGATGCCGCCTCCTCGCAGACCATGATCAACGTGTACGAAACCCTGGTCATCTACGACGCGGAGTATAAGGATATCATTCCCTACCTCGCGGAGTCCTGGTCCCACACCGACGATCTCAGGGAGTGGACGTTCCGCCTGCGGAAGGGCGTCCGTTTCCATAAAACCGAGAATCAGCCGGGGCGTGAGATGACGGCCGAGGACGTCAAATACAGTTTCGAGAGGACCTTGAAGATCTCTCCAATGAAGCGGCTCTTTATGCTGGACCACGTGGAGGTCGTCGATCCTTACACGGCGAAGCTGGTGCTGAACCAGCCCTTTGCGGCGCTTTTGGCCGTGCTGACCGATGTCGGCAGCGCCGTCATCCCCAAGGAGGACGCCGAGAAATGGGGGGGCGATTTCAGTCAGCATCCCGTAGGAACGGGGCCCTACAGGATGACGGAGTGGGTGAAGGACTCGCACATGACCTTCGAGCGCTACAACGATTACTGGAACAGGGAATGGCTGCCCCATCCCCTGAAGGTCACGTACCGCTACATCGTCAACAAGACGGCCATGACCACGGCGCTTCTCAGCGGCCAGGTCCACATCACCCGGGAGGTGCTGGACCAGGATGTCAAGAAGATCTCCGACAACGCGGGGCACCGTGTGGTCAAAGGGGCGCCCTGCAACGTGTACGCGTTCTATATGAACGCCACCCGGGGGCCGACCACCGATCCGAAGGTGAGAGAACTCTTCTTCCGTGCGGTGGACGTCTCCCAGATCGCAAAGGCGCTGTTCCCCAATGGATCGGGCGAGGCTGCGTACGGTCCCATCCCTCCAGGGAGCTGGGGGTACAATCCGGACGTCCGGTCGTTCTACACGGCCTACGATCCTGCTCGGGCCAAGGAGCTCCTCGCGGAATTGGGCAAGAAGCCCGGCGAGCTGAAACTTCGGATCACGACGTCCGAGGACGAGCGCCGGAAAAAGGCCGCCATCATCGCCCAGGCCATGCTGAAGAAGGTGGGGGTGGAGGTCGAGGTCCAGAGCCTGGAATGGGGCAGCTTCATGGGGGTGGCCTCCAAGGCCGAGGCGGACATTTATGCCATCGGGTGGACCTGGTATCCCGACCCGTTCTTCTACGTCTATTACATGTTCCACTCCGAGAAAAAGGGCAGCTACGGGAACGGCGGCGCCTACAACAATCCCGAGGTGGACAAACTTATCGACCTGGGGGCAAGCGTCGGCGACCAGCAGGCACGCACCGGGCACTATCGCAAGGCCGAGGAGCTGATCATGGGAGATCGGTACTACTTCCCGCTTTACCACATGTATGCGATGAACGGGGTGGACAACCGGATCGCCGATTTCCATCCGACCCCCCAGGGGAGCGTACGTCTTTTCGGCCCGGACTTCAGCTCGTACCTCAACCCCGATTCCTGA
- a CDS encoding ABC transporter permease, whose amino-acid sequence MGRFALKRFLQMIPTLFFVLLVIFSLMKLIPGDPALTLLGPEASPSDVAAFREELGLNKPLPVQFLTYLRNVARGDLGRSLIYRTDVLTLIAERLPTTLVLSLCALSIAILLGVPLGIFASIHHNGFWDMLITVLALLGVSVPIFWVGMLLIVVFVLNLGLLPSVGLGSWDKGLWNVVSHFILPSCALAFQSVGTIARFTRSSMLEVLRQDYIRTAHAKGLRSRLILERHALRNALIPVVTVAGLQLGHLLAGAVLTESIFALPGLGKLMVDAIMRRDFLLVQGEVLVIALLYLLVNFLVDLLYALLNPKIRKSFGGA is encoded by the coding sequence TTGGGTCGGTTCGCTCTCAAGCGTTTTCTTCAGATGATCCCCACGCTTTTCTTCGTCCTGCTCGTAATCTTCTCCCTGATGAAGCTGATTCCCGGGGATCCTGCCCTTACCCTGCTGGGGCCGGAGGCCAGTCCTTCGGATGTCGCCGCCTTCAGGGAGGAACTGGGGCTGAACAAGCCGCTTCCGGTCCAGTTCCTGACCTACCTGCGCAACGTGGCCCGCGGAGACCTGGGACGTTCGCTGATCTATCGGACGGACGTCCTCACCCTCATCGCGGAGCGTCTGCCCACGACGCTCGTCCTGAGCCTGTGCGCCCTTTCCATCGCCATCCTTTTGGGCGTTCCCCTGGGGATCTTCGCCTCGATCCATCACAACGGGTTCTGGGACATGCTTATCACGGTCCTGGCCCTTCTGGGGGTCTCGGTCCCGATCTTCTGGGTGGGGATGCTGCTGATCGTCGTCTTCGTTCTGAATCTGGGACTGCTCCCCTCCGTGGGCTTGGGGAGCTGGGACAAGGGGCTCTGGAACGTCGTCAGCCACTTCATTCTGCCCTCCTGTGCCCTGGCCTTCCAATCCGTGGGGACGATCGCCCGATTCACGCGTTCCAGCATGCTGGAGGTCCTGAGACAGGATTACATACGGACGGCACACGCGAAGGGGCTGCGGTCGCGGCTCATCCTGGAGCGCCACGCCCTGCGCAACGCCCTTATCCCCGTGGTCACCGTGGCGGGACTGCAATTGGGGCACCTTCTGGCCGGAGCGGTCCTCACCGAGTCCATCTTCGCCCTTCCGGGGCTCGGTAAGCTAATGGTCGACGCGATCATGCGGCGCGACTTCCTGCTGGTGCAGGGGGAAGTGCTGGTCATCGCGCTCCTTTATCTTCTTGTCAATTTTCTTGTCGACCTGCTCTATGCCCTCTTGAACCCCAAAATCCGCAAATCGTTTGGAGGCGCCTGA
- a CDS encoding flavodoxin, producing the protein MSKILVVYWSGTGNTEKMAESIAKGAEGAGASVECKNVASVSVADLAGYDVVAFGSPSMGVEVIEEGEMEPFFAEALPGLKGKKVAIFGSYGWGDGEWLRTWADRVRGGGATLFDDGLAVHEAPDNAAVAECTAWGGKLASF; encoded by the coding sequence ATGTCCAAGATTTTGGTGGTCTATTGGTCGGGGACGGGGAATACCGAGAAGATGGCGGAGTCTATCGCCAAGGGAGCCGAGGGCGCCGGAGCCTCGGTGGAGTGCAAGAATGTCGCCAGTGTCTCCGTTGCCGATCTTGCGGGGTACGACGTCGTGGCGTTCGGATCTCCGTCGATGGGCGTCGAGGTCATCGAGGAAGGGGAGATGGAGCCGTTCTTCGCCGAGGCGCTTCCGGGGCTGAAGGGAAAGAAGGTCGCGATCTTCGGGTCCTACGGATGGGGCGATGGGGAATGGCTGAGGACCTGGGCCGATCGGGTCCGAGGCGGGGGCGCCACGCTTTTCGACGATGGCCTGGCGGTTCACGAGGCACCGGACAATGCCGCAGTCGCGGAGTGCACCGCTTGGGGAGGCAAGCTGGCGTCGTTCTGA
- a CDS encoding ABC transporter permease produces MSEQLPFWRRFLRSKQGMAGLLIVLLNIGLACFAPRIAPYDFDEMDFGAMLAEPGAEGHAFGTDDMGRDVLTRLVYGSRVSLMVGIVAVSIGACLGTILGLVSGYFGGFMDALLMRLMDALLSFPYILLAIAMMAALGAGLFNAMLAIGLVMVPSFARVVRSAVLNVKNEDFITGVRIMGASHLWILGRHVLVNVLPPIIVYASLSFAGAIISEATLSFLGLGIQPPTPSWGSMLSEAMPYMDQAPSLAVFPGLAILVTCLGFNLLGDGLRDVLDPRLRIR; encoded by the coding sequence ATGTCGGAACAGCTTCCTTTTTGGAGACGCTTCTTGCGCAGCAAGCAGGGGATGGCCGGTCTCCTGATCGTTCTGCTGAACATCGGATTGGCCTGCTTCGCGCCTCGGATCGCCCCCTACGATTTCGACGAGATGGATTTTGGCGCCATGTTGGCGGAGCCGGGGGCTGAGGGGCATGCTTTCGGCACGGACGACATGGGAAGGGATGTACTGACGCGGCTGGTCTACGGTTCGCGCGTTTCTCTGATGGTGGGGATCGTCGCCGTCTCGATCGGCGCCTGCCTCGGCACGATTCTGGGCCTGGTCTCCGGGTACTTCGGCGGCTTTATGGATGCGCTCCTGATGCGCCTGATGGATGCCCTGCTCTCCTTTCCCTACATCCTGCTGGCCATAGCGATGATGGCGGCGCTGGGAGCGGGGCTTTTCAACGCGATGCTCGCGATCGGTCTCGTCATGGTTCCCAGTTTTGCCAGGGTCGTCAGAAGCGCCGTTCTCAACGTCAAAAACGAGGATTTCATCACCGGAGTCCGCATCATGGGGGCCTCCCACCTCTGGATACTGGGCCGCCACGTCCTGGTGAACGTTCTACCGCCCATTATCGTCTACGCTTCCCTCAGCTTTGCCGGGGCCATCATCAGCGAGGCGACGCTGAGTTTCCTGGGGCTGGGAATCCAGCCCCCCACGCCCTCCTGGGGAAGCATGCTCAGCGAGGCGATGCCCTATATGGACCAAGCCCCTTCCCTTGCGGTCTTCCCGGGACTGGCCATCCTCGTCACCTGTCTGGGGTTCAACCTGCTGGGCGATGGGCTGCGCGATGTCCTGGACCCGCGTCTGCGTATCCGATAG
- a CDS encoding tRNA dihydrouridine synthase — MSSIADASLVGGLTLSNPLCLAPLAGVTSAPMREFFSRLGAALTHTEMVSCAGLVRANRKTSNMLEVLAGEGPVVLQLFGGDADAMARGAEVALEHNRRRGDPAFAGLGINMACPMPKVTRRGAGAALMQNASEAFEMTRRLKRLGLPVWVKIRRASEGGEEDTILFVEGLIEAGADNVCIHGRTAAQRYEGRADREIVAKAARCFPGKIAASGDVRTPEDVREYLDAGCVVVMLARGALANPWLFPESLRALGFAVSEELLDPSPELRGAELCRLGERARELCGARQAVVLLKRLMGGILKGMNGAAELRRRAGCATDLEELLEVFRLGMASES; from the coding sequence ATGAGTTCGATCGCCGACGCCTCGCTTGTCGGAGGCCTGACGCTGTCCAATCCGCTTTGTCTGGCCCCTCTGGCCGGAGTTACGAGTGCCCCGATGCGGGAGTTCTTCTCGAGGCTGGGGGCCGCCCTGACCCACACGGAAATGGTGAGTTGTGCGGGGCTGGTGCGGGCAAACCGCAAGACCTCCAATATGCTTGAAGTTTTGGCCGGAGAGGGGCCCGTGGTCCTTCAGCTTTTCGGAGGGGATGCCGATGCGATGGCGAGGGGAGCCGAGGTGGCCCTGGAACACAACCGCAGACGGGGGGATCCGGCCTTTGCAGGGCTGGGGATCAACATGGCCTGTCCCATGCCCAAGGTGACGCGTCGGGGGGCCGGTGCGGCACTGATGCAAAACGCGTCCGAGGCCTTCGAGATGACGCGGCGGCTGAAGCGTCTTGGCCTTCCGGTCTGGGTGAAGATCCGCAGGGCCTCCGAGGGAGGGGAGGAGGACACGATTCTCTTTGTCGAGGGCCTGATCGAGGCGGGGGCCGACAACGTCTGTATACACGGCCGTACGGCTGCGCAGCGCTACGAAGGACGTGCCGACCGGGAGATCGTGGCGAAGGCCGCGCGGTGTTTTCCCGGCAAAATTGCGGCGAGCGGGGATGTCCGTACTCCAGAGGACGTCCGGGAATACCTCGATGCAGGGTGTGTCGTCGTGATGCTGGCGCGCGGAGCCCTGGCGAATCCGTGGCTGTTTCCCGAGTCGCTTCGGGCTTTGGGGTTTGCCGTCTCCGAGGAACTTCTCGACCCCTCGCCGGAACTCAGAGGGGCGGAGTTGTGCCGGCTGGGAGAACGGGCTCGGGAGCTGTGCGGAGCTCGCCAGGCCGTGGTGTTACTCAAGCGGCTGATGGGGGGAATACTCAAGGGGATGAACGGAGCGGCGGAGCTGCGTCGCCGTGCGGGCTGTGCCACCGATTTGGAGGAGCTGCTGGAGGTTTTCCGTCTGGGGATGGCCTCGGAATCCTGA
- a CDS encoding amidohydrolase: MKDKIVAAIDAHANDLKDLARAIFSYEETAFQEKRSSKALADYLRRAGFEVEWGPAGLETAFVAKFGRGRPHIGLMGEYDALPEVGHACGHNMIGTISAGAAAAVKASGCLEGREGTILFLGCPAEEHGGGKVLLAEAGVFDGLDAAMIVHPTSISTGYDISFAIKRLYVEFFGRAAHAAAAPHKGINALDAMIAFFNGVALMRQQTTERTRIHGIILNGGQSFNTIPDYTKAEMGIRALRMEEVLELEERLAAVAEGAARAAGCTAKVTQAEAPQPEVYVNVPLARTLDANYALVGERTTMRTYGQGVGSTDVGIVTQKVPGIQGYIDITDGAPVPTHSREFAAAANSDYGYDAMIRATKALALTAFDLFADPVLLDEVRQYFRERRRDF, translated from the coding sequence GTGAAAGACAAAATTGTCGCTGCAATCGACGCTCATGCCAATGATCTGAAGGACCTGGCCAGAGCCATATTCTCTTACGAGGAGACCGCTTTTCAGGAAAAACGCTCGTCTAAGGCTCTGGCCGATTATCTTCGGCGGGCCGGTTTCGAGGTGGAATGGGGGCCGGCAGGCCTAGAGACGGCCTTTGTGGCGAAGTTTGGCCGCGGACGACCCCACATCGGCCTGATGGGGGAGTACGATGCCCTTCCCGAGGTGGGACACGCCTGCGGGCACAACATGATCGGGACGATATCGGCCGGAGCGGCTGCGGCCGTAAAGGCGAGCGGCTGCCTGGAGGGGCGGGAGGGGACGATCCTCTTCCTCGGTTGTCCCGCGGAGGAGCATGGAGGGGGCAAGGTTTTGCTTGCCGAGGCCGGAGTGTTCGACGGTTTGGATGCGGCCATGATCGTCCACCCCACGAGCATCAGCACCGGCTACGACATATCTTTTGCGATCAAGCGCCTCTACGTCGAGTTCTTCGGCAGGGCGGCCCACGCCGCTGCGGCTCCGCACAAGGGGATCAACGCGCTGGATGCCATGATCGCGTTCTTCAATGGCGTTGCGCTGATGCGCCAGCAGACGACGGAGCGCACGCGGATACACGGCATCATCCTGAACGGAGGGCAGTCCTTCAATACGATCCCGGACTACACGAAGGCCGAGATGGGCATTCGCGCCCTGCGCATGGAGGAGGTCCTCGAACTCGAGGAGAGGCTTGCCGCGGTCGCGGAGGGAGCGGCCCGAGCGGCCGGCTGCACGGCGAAGGTCACCCAGGCGGAGGCCCCTCAGCCCGAGGTTTACGTCAATGTCCCCCTTGCGCGCACCCTGGACGCGAATTACGCGTTGGTCGGGGAAAGGACCACCATGAGGACCTACGGACAGGGCGTCGGCTCCACGGACGTCGGCATCGTGACCCAGAAGGTCCCCGGTATTCAGGGATACATTGACATCACCGACGGGGCCCCGGTTCCGACGCATTCCAGGGAGTTCGCCGCCGCTGCGAACTCGGATTATGGGTACGACGCGATGATCCGGGCCACGAAGGCGCTGGCTCTAACGGCCTTCGATCTTTTCGCGGACCCCGTCCTGCTCGACGAGGTCCGGCAGTATTTCAGGGAGAGGAGAAGGGATTTCTGA